In the genome of Columba livia isolate bColLiv1 breed racing homer chromosome 1, bColLiv1.pat.W.v2, whole genome shotgun sequence, the window TTCTGTCTGCTTTTGCGTGGCGCTGTTCAGCTTCCCCTGCACCCCCCGTTTCACGTAGTCTTCTCTGGCATTCAGCTCCTTCGCCCAGACTCCAAGAAGAAACTGCAGGAGGAACAAGCACACTGATGTCATGGTGCCATCTAGCGACACTTGTGGAAAGCAGATGGGAACATTGGTTTAACCCACCATGGCAAAAATGAGGTTTTCGGAGAAATCTGAACTAAAAAGGCAAGAAGCTTCTTTTGAAGGGATATGAACAACCCTCCTATCATAAAAACAtgtgagggagggagggaggagtgTGTATAGAAAGGCATGTACAAGGGAACAACAGTGTCAGTATCAGCgctgggaggaggaagggtacgTACAAGAACCGAAATCTCAGTAGAATGCTCATGTTTCAGGATAACTTTTGAGAAGGAGCCTAAGGAACTGTAAAGATCAGAGTGACAATCCAACCCACCAGACAGCAAACATGTCAAATGTTCCTTCTGTCCACCTGGAAAACGATTTTTGAGCTTTGTCTGGCTGCCCAGCTCAAACTATTATATATCAAAATGTCAATGTATCTGATACACACAAACGAAAGTTTCAACTCTTGCTGTGACTTCTGATTATCACAACAGTTACACAGGGACCATCTGACCCAAACGAGAGTAAATAGAGGCTTTTTGCCAGGAAACAATTTTCTACCATCCACTCAAACCCATTTCCTCAGCAAAGCCACTGGACTTCCTTTAAAATTCTCTTATTTCACATAACAGGACCGGGTGAAGTTTCATTTCAGCTTGCACTGATCCTAGGGAAGGGAGGCAGGGACTCCTCAGAAGTTTTTAATGCCACAGTAGTACATGGAAGCAACTACATACAACTGCCTCAATCATCATactatatttattttgtttggaaaagtaGGGCCAGATTTTGAAGAATGCTGCTCTCCCAACAGCTCTTCTCCACGTCTAACAGAAGTCACTATTGAGATTAAGGCTGTGGAGTGCCAAGGATCTTTTAAAAACCCGCATTTTATGCATAATGTGCGAGgttttctctccagcagctgaaacCCTCCCTTCTTTTCACAAAATGTATCTGCATAATAGTAAAAAATGACATAGCTACAGAATAATTCACCTACTAGAGTTTATTACCTTCAAGAACTTTGTTATGATGTCCATATCATAGTGATCATCACCCCGTCCTAAGGATTCTCCCAAAGCctagaacaggagaaaaaaggcAATGATTTCCACATTGTTCAGAGGTTTGTCGGCACCAACACAGCAGAGCGCAATTCACTGCACCGTGAACTGTAATAAACTGAATAAAACAGCTATAGATGCGACTGAGATTCATTAATCTATTAAAGACATTTAAGTCAAAAAGCCAATAGGATTATTTCTGACAAGTCAATGCAACAGGAATTCTTCATTCACTAACTACTAAATTATTAGCATAATTAGCAGCTGTCTCACAGGAGTGTATTAAGGGGAACTGTGGGTGCACTGCATTTTTGAGATCCCCAAAGCCATCAATTGACCTAATTATTTTGTTAAGCTATTTCAATTCTTCAATGTACTGGGGCTTTTTACCATTTCATTGAATTGTAACTGTGAAATTCAGGGAACAActccaaaaccccccaaacaaacaaaaaaaaccccaaaccagtaTGCTCCAATACTTGAGCTTTCTGCCAAAACCTCAAAACTGTTAATACAGCATTCTTAGAAACATCTTCCAGTAGATACAGATGCACTGATAATGTTTCCATTGTCCTCACATCACCAACGTGAGTGTGGTTAAAAAAGATGTCCCAGATTTAGAACCAAATTCAGTAGAAGCCTTTATGCTCAAGGGAGTGCAGTTTAAGTAGCATAAAATTAAGATTACAGTGTTTACaaacttttcagaaaaggaTTATTTCCATGGCAACTGCCCCAAAATGGGACTATTTTGAAAACTAACTAACAGATTGGCAAGTGCAGCCCCATTACAACTGCTATCCATTCTGGTACTGCAGGTATTTTATACCACAACCCCTAGTACCCtaagaaaaaagccaaagactATCTCCTTATAATAATGTTCTCATTTGAGCTTTCAGTTATAAATCAGATTATTCCGTAAACACACTTTTGGAAGGATGAGATGAAGAATAACTTCTGCAAAGAGTTTTGAAGATGAAGTGTAAAAGTCTTCAGGTCTAGTTAATgagcttttcaaaacattacCCTGAAACACCAGGTGCTGAATGCATTTCATGGTACCCAGTCTCCACTCACACAAATACTGtggttttctttcagaacaCAGTAATCATCTGCGATGAACTTTCTGGGACACACTGTCACtgtatttcttgtattttctgtgaTCTGCCTACTTCTAACTTCCACTTCTTCTTTGTCCTGGATGTTTTTGTATCACACAATCTTTCTGTGTGGTCTACTTTTCAGAGTCTGGTACTAAGCCCATTACCCTCTCAAATACTCATTGAAAGGCTTTAGAAACTATGACCAGGTGCTATATTCTTATTAAAATCCACTTCCAAAACCCCCTGCAGAGGGGATCCTAAGTAGATCAACTTTCCTTGCAGGTAACTCCTATCCCTTTTTCATGAGATGCTGTACAAAGATCACTTGAGTTTTCACATGTCTACTGTGGGCACTTAGAAACCTGAATTTCCTAACAGGATACTTCAGAATGCCAAAGTCAGATGATGTTGAAAACAAGGTAACTTTGTCTAAACAGTCCTGAAGCTTTCTCACAATAATATAGGACGTCTAAAAATCCTTAATTAAAATCTACCCATCACGTACTTCTAGTTCTTCAATAGTAGTGTTCTCCTCATGGACTTTCAAGTCATTCTGTGAGTCATCATCTCCTGCTTCTTGGCCGCCTACAATTTCATTCAGATACTGCTGGTCAATCTTATCCAAAGCAGCCTTCAGGTCATTTCTCAGGCCctggaaaagacaagaaatgactaatttgaaaagaaacaccatcaaataaaataaaggcaGTTCAGTACTGTCTCTGTGAGCATCCAACTTCTGTTCATGAAAAGCCCCATTCTGCAAAAACATGCATAAGGGTTTAGCTTTGTTGTCTGAATTTGAACTGAATTCAAAGGATGGTTTCTGGATTGCTTCAGCACTTCACAAAAAGCAGGTGCATGAACTTCTGCAACGTTCAGATCTATGAAAAAGactttttaacatattttcaCCAGAAAAGCATGGAGGACAATCAATGATTAGGAGTTTTGTCAAGATATTTTCTCCAAGCAATGTGCTGAACCACccccaaacagaaaacagaccatAGCCACCATCAGCTTTACAAGCCATCACATCTGCCctaaaaaaaagctgtaaataaGGTAAATAACACTTCTTCAGTAATATCACATAAAACATTTACGTCTTCCCCTTATTATCAATGATTTAAACATTCTAAAGTATTTTATACCAACTGTTTAAAATCCCTGCTGTAGAATAGGtgataaacaaagaaagatcaCATACATGATTTCAAAGTGATGCTATAGTTAAGAGCTGCTTTCAAATAGAACAAGAAACTCGGCTTAGTCACAGTTTGAGGACCTGCATTTTTATCTTGAGATAAAATATAAAGCTCCATAAAGGAGTGTGACATTTCTTACCCTAAGATAAATTCAGCCACTCCACTGGGAATACACAGGCACAGTTATTTCCCCTCTTCCATCATCATACGTGACTGTCTGGAGCGTTTCTATTAATCATTTAGCAGTCTAGCAATGTCTGAACCACAAAGTGGTTACCGTGACTATCCACATTCTAAGCAACACACAGCAACAGGAGTGACTGAAACACATAGCACAAAAATCCAGCACAAACCTATTTATGAGCTCACTATTTCCTAATACTCCTGCCACTGTCATCCATGTCCCTGCAAGGGAAGCTTTtattagcagatttttttttcaagcctttagatctgtttctttttattaagaCTTGAACATGAACAGACTTTTCTGTGCAGCCCCAGCAAAGACATTTCAAACAACTCACTTTGCTACAAATTAGGGCCGAAAATCCAAATTGTCACTCTCTTAGCTGGGTTGCAAATTTGGTTGACAGTGAACGCAAAGCAAAGCCCAATTACGTCTCCTCACTTAACTGATCAATTCTTAAGAGGAATTAATCAGTTAATTATGATATAtcttatagtattttttttttttaatggacagCTCCtttaaagggaagaaaggagaaaaagaagattgCCTAAGATGTTATAGCTCTGGAATCGAGGGATTTGAAAAAACCATCTACATACCAGAAAGAGAGGATGCAATCCTCCTCTTACTTACCTTCTCAGAAATGCATATGATCACAAACACAGGCTAGTTTTAACAATAAATGACTCTTCTCTGCTGGTTAAAAAGCAGGTAACAACCCACGCTGGGGTATTCCTGCCACCTGGAGATTCCTTTTTCAACTGAAACAGGCCTAAGGTTGAACTATCAGGCATAAGGAATTGTAATTGTGGACAAAACAATGACATTTAACATACCTGCTCAGGCAATAAATTGCTCTGTACTGCCCCTCCCTCCTGAAAATTAACAGTTACTAAAACTGATTTTCTGTAACTCTTAGAGAATTCCTCACTGGTTACCCCACTACAAATAAGTAACTAATAGCCAGCCAGTCTTACCTTGTTCACTTCAGGCGCAAGAATTTCGATCTTCCTCAGCCGTTGAAATGCATCATAATCTGTTTCTCCAAACAGTCGGATCGGCTCACCCCTTTCTCGTAACCTCCTGATAACCTGAAAAGAATCAAAGCATTCCCTTGCGCAATCTTgtaaaaggaagcaaaataaaatccagaatGACAGATTTATTTACTTTGCTTAGAATAACAAGCTGAGCTGGACTGGAGAGGAAATGGCAATATTTTAAGTAGTGGAAAAATGTTCCAGACACTTTACAACCTAAATATAAGATTCCCACGGTATTTCAGTGAAAGGTCATTCCAAATATTACCAATCTAAATTTTGCGTAAAACTCTAAGCGGCTTGCTGTATCCTGACTTCTTCCTGCTCTGACTTGTTTAAACAAAGACACAAAAATCATCCCTCTAGCAGAGcttaaaaactgttttgaaaatcaCAAAGGAAATCTCACTTATCTACTTGTCTAGGGCAACAGAAATACTCTCCCTAACCTGGCTGCAGGTTGTCCCAGCACATCTGCAAGACTCATTTGCTGAAAACTCTCATCCTTAAGCATTTGGCAAATATTAATTCCTACAATCTAATAGGATAGTAACTTTAGATAAAACAGAGGTGTAATATCCCCCCTCAGCTGATTTGCAGAGTCATAGGCATAGCCAAAAAAGGAACTTAATTCTCCTGATTCCTTACCTCACGCGTTGCTTCTAAATCTCTTTATACTCACTGTTATTCATCTAGTGTGTGAAGCAATAGGCGTATAGATCTATGAATCACCATGCAATACTTTGGTGATCAAGAGAAGGGTTTGCACTTCCTTTCATGCCATCACTTTGTTATATCAACAGACAGGTTGgacaacaagaaaataaatgaatcgAGGCATTAATTTGTTTCTTCAATCTTGCTGTATGTTGGCAAGCATTTGATTTGCAAATATATCACAAAATGAAGGGTGGATAGAGAGCAGCAACACCTCAACCTCAACCAAAACACGCGCCCAAGTAGATCAATAGCAGCAAAACATCGCACATCACACAGGACACACAGACCAAACCTCAAACCAAACATGAAACCAACAGCCTGTCATATACTCCTGTAAAAAATAGCAAGTATCTTGCAAAATGAAGGGGATGTGTGGCATTCTCAGATTATCTCAGCTGCAAATTTCAGTATTTCCAAAATTAGAAATGATTCTGTACTTCTGAGcttcctgcttctcttctgctttggGGTATAGATCTGTTTGTGCACTCGCATTCACACAGGTATTTTTATCCTTAGAAAGGACAAATAACACACCAGCTGCTCTGGCTTCAGgactttttcttctagaaatcAAGGTGAACTTCTAGAACTTAAGTTTCTAAATTTGGGTTCTGACCAATGAGCTACAAAAAAAAGATGCTGggagaaaaaatattggaaaaaacaGCATGCCCTCTTCAGTACTATCAAAGGATTATACTGATATTCAGGGTATTGTTTTAGATGTGATCTGAAAGAGCTGTAAATTGTCATAGTGCATCTGTGCAAACCCATACAACAACAGGCTCTACCCATCTCTACCTCCCTGTGCATTCAACTGGACAGCAGATCCTTAGTGAGTGAAGATGATCATTGTTGACTGTAACAATGGAGGCTTATTATTTTATACAAACTGCCATAAAACGTACACTTGACTAGAAAAAGTGGCCCTAACAAGAAATTTCAGATGCATTTGCTGTAAACTCAAGTAGTCTGTTGATGGTGACTGATTTTACCTCCTGCCTGGAAAGGGTCATCGGTAACTTTTCTTCTGCCAGTTCCAGCTCCAGCACTGGATTTGAAGAAGTCAGTGGTtgctcctcctcttcttgctgCTGTACCTACATTCCACAGACACAGTTACTAATGTGTTGATGGAAATAAACCCATATATTGATAGCAATGTAAAGATAGAGAACTCTGGAACACGGATTTTAATATGACAATAGAAACCTGTAGTTTCATAGTTTTTATTGTCTATAATTGAATTTCACAGGATATCAATATTTAACTAACACTTCTGCAAGTtgcaggaatcacagaatcatgaaATACAATCATAGattagtttgggttggaagggaccttcaaagctcatccagtgccacttctgccatgagcagggacatcttcacccagagcaggttgctcagagccccgtccagcctggcctgggatgtctccagggatggttcatccaccaccgctctgggcaacctgggccagggttttaTCATCCTCACTATacaaaatctcttcctcatgtccagcccgAATcccccctctttcagtttaaaaccatcaccccttgtcccaaCGCAagaggccctgctaaaaagcctgtccccatcaGCAAATGCAAAGGACAACTGCTGAAGTTGGGCAATCACTTTAGCAGGAAGATGCCAAAAATAGCAAATCCACCCTCTGCCTGTTGATTCCTGCCCTCTCCTCCTTACCCATACAAAAGCATTTGCATTGCTATGATTCAAATACAAAATCCCCTGGCAAACATAAAGAAATGGACTCTTCCCAGCCCACTTAGTGTGACCTCTTCACCCAGCTCACCAGGCGTAGCACATGCACAGACACAAGGGCAGAAATGAAATCCCAAGGGCAGGGAGAGAGTGGGGCTGCTATTTTGGTGGCACTTTCAGCTTAAAGTACTTACTACCTGCAGCTTCAGTGAGCTGAGTACAATTACCAGTGATCCATGGTTCCTACCGGGTTTTGAGAGATGTTGTTGAAGGTAACACATCTTTCTATCAAGCTTGCCACAGTTTCTTGTgggttaaaataaaaaggtaccTAGAGCTCCTCACAGGGAGGGGAATCTCATTAACAGCTCCTCTTAATCTAAAAGAAGGCTCCCGAATCAAACAGAGCTTTCCTTTATtaatcaatattttaataatgcaaAACAACTCTTTGATCAAAGTAACTTCGAGACAGCAGTCATGTAACTACAGTTCCCTTTAGAAGCCCAAATTTGACACTTCTGACAGCACGAGCAGATTGCTACAGGTAACATTCCTACAATAAGGAAAAATTTCCAGTACTTACATCTTGTTTTTACCTAGATTCCTTATTagaatttatttccttcccattcttGCTAAAAGGGAAATGCTCCACTTAATCCTACAGCACCCTCTCACATTCTCCATGCGCAGGCATTGTCACGTCCAGTCTGTATTCTGGCTGGTCAGTTTGATGAATATACAGGTTTTATAAAGAAGCTTTTCTATTCTTTCAGGCCAATGTGCCAGTCTTGCCCTCCCATGTCAGTATGACTCCACGTGGGTGTCAGGACCCAGCCCTGTGGCTCCAGCTACACGATTCAGCCATAAATCTACATTCAGTGCTGTATTAGCACACACAGAAATCTCTACGACCACAAGTGTTTGAAACAAGCACGGGAAAGACAATCAAATCAATGTTTAACATgtaaaggaaaggggaaaataaaacttcCATCAATGCAGGAAAGGGGGGATTGACAAGGGACAGAAAATATGGAAGAACTGtgcaaatatacatataaagaAATACACTCCCATGGCAGAAGGATACGTGCAAATTTTAACTTACAAACACTCTTGAAATCATAAAGAGACAGCAGCATTGGGGGAAAAGATTTGATCCGTTCTGTCAGCTGGACTCCACAAGTTACAAGTGATATCTTTACcagagttatttttgtttcagtgctttatttttcaagcaaatcAAATTATTACAACTGATTAAAtctaagcaaagcaaaaaagcacctgaattaaaaaagaaatcagtctGTATTCTAAATCTTATAAATGCAGCAAAGGCCAAATGCAGAAATCTGGGAGGCTCTGAAAAGGCACTAAATTTAATGAAGcaacttattttaaaaccattttcagGGTTACATTGCAAACCAAAactggtgctgcagcagcacagatgaACCCATTTTAATCACCACATGAGGCTCTGAAGAATTAAAGACAATGCTCAAAAAGCATTGTGTAGTCATTTCCATTTGTAAGAGTGACTGGATTCACAGAATGCTTTCTCATGACTTACGTGCTGTGCATTCTGAGAATCGTTTCGGTATCGATGTTCAAATATTCCACAAACAGATCAAGGTTTCAGAATAAGTCACTGACGGGGTAAAGttcaactgaaaacaaagctccTATTTGTGCCCAGTAACACCAAATGTGATTACGAGCCTCTGTCGTGTCCCCGCGGTAGCACGTCCCCCCTCGCAAACACGTACGAtcaggcaggcaggcagacaCACACgcttgtaaaacaaaacaacgtTCTTTCCATTTCCGTAAACTATTGCCCTGACACCATTTCCAGGCAGATAAAGCCTTCCAGATCACTCATTTGTTGCAAAATGCACTCAAGGTTACCAATTGTCTTCTCATAATTTGCCAGCAAGAAGATAAATGCTGTTGTTGCACTCTTTCAATGCTGGATGGTTGATGGccaaagccaaaataaaatatatacagtaTAAAACTTGGTAGATCTTTTTAATATGTGCCCATGCTATACTGATTTCTTTTGGGACATTTTGACCAGATCGTGAAAATCATCTGAATGGATAAAATTATCCAAAtgtatccattttgttccaaaTAATGGGTGGGGGAAGGTGGCTACGTCAGACCCAGTGTTCATGCCTAACAgcacaatttaaaaagaaaggaagacaagctTTGATCCCAAGCCACTTCATGCtttccacaaaaaaataaataaaataaataaaagccaaaCCATAACACAAACTTAAGTAGCTGTATATCATGCATATCTGTTCCTGCATTGAAAATGGGTTTGGAAACTCATACCTCTCCAGGTGGCTTCTCACTTACAGGCTAATGTATCACATTAACAGATTGAACAAAGAACAACAATAATCAGTAACAACATTTATACTGTTGATAATAAAATTTAGACTTCAAAGCAAACATATAAATTCCTGGAAGAACAATTACCATACCTTGTAGCC includes:
- the PRPF18 gene encoding pre-mRNA-splicing factor 18 isoform X3; its protein translation is MTLSRQEVIRRLRERGEPIRLFGETDYDAFQRLRKIEILAPEVNKGLRNDLKAALDKIDQQYLNEIVGGQEAGDDDSQNDLKVHEENTTIEELEALGESLGRGDDHYDMDIITKFLKFLLGVWAKELNAREDYVKRGVQGKLNSATQKQTESYLRPLFRKLRKRTLPADIKESITDIIKFMLQREYVKANDAYLQMAIGNAPWPIGVTMVGIHARTGREKIFSKHVAHVLNDETQRKYIQGLKRLMTICQKHFPTDPSKCVEYNAL
- the PRPF18 gene encoding pre-mRNA-splicing factor 18 isoform X1, which gives rise to MDILKREISRKRQQLEEKELVGGNKKYFKRSELAKKEEEAYFQRCGYKPVSEKPPGEVQQQEEEEQPLTSSNPVLELELAEEKLPMTLSRQEVIRRLRERGEPIRLFGETDYDAFQRLRKIEILAPEVNKGLRNDLKAALDKIDQQYLNEIVGGQEAGDDDSQNDLKVHEENTTIEELEALGESLGRGDDHYDMDIITKFLKFLLGVWAKELNAREDYVKRGVQGKLNSATQKQTESYLRPLFRKLRKRTLPADIKESITDIIKFMLQREYVKANDAYLQMAIGNAPWPIGVTMVGIHARTGREKIFSKHVAHVLNDETQRKYIQGLKRLMTICQKHFPTDPSKCVEYNAL
- the PRPF18 gene encoding pre-mRNA-splicing factor 18 isoform X2, whose amino-acid sequence is MDILKREISRKRQQLEEKELVGGNKKYFKRSELAKKEEEAYFQRCGYKVQQQEEEEQPLTSSNPVLELELAEEKLPMTLSRQEVIRRLRERGEPIRLFGETDYDAFQRLRKIEILAPEVNKGLRNDLKAALDKIDQQYLNEIVGGQEAGDDDSQNDLKVHEENTTIEELEALGESLGRGDDHYDMDIITKFLKFLLGVWAKELNAREDYVKRGVQGKLNSATQKQTESYLRPLFRKLRKRTLPADIKESITDIIKFMLQREYVKANDAYLQMAIGNAPWPIGVTMVGIHARTGREKIFSKHVAHVLNDETQRKYIQGLKRLMTICQKHFPTDPSKCVEYNAL